From Pseudobdellovibrio exovorus JSS, a single genomic window includes:
- a CDS encoding 3-dehydroquinate synthase, which yields MSAYIRSAPIQNTTEYLSVLPARKLFPIETVLVFDSILSRYPAFARWSQSFRYRVPLKSGEKLKTLDSLNATLKKLNQMQIPQSTELTFVAVGGGSVGDFVGFLASTYLRGRRLIQIPSTWLSAVDSAHGGKNGLNFLNTKNQIGTFYPAQKIYLCESLLKTQPQARLTEAMGEVIKIALLSDKKLFEEIENQHGVLSSTQLFKKLPEVVGLKYKIVQQDPLEKKGHRRLLNLGHTLGHVFESHFQWPHGLAVLMGMQFAARWSRHRGLLSEKDFFRIALVIESLNLQMDLDQALSKIPDQKIKALLSKDKKLTSASEMDFIFIQKIGRCLRQKVKLSDILQEVKRQRAVADVSL from the coding sequence ATGAGTGCCTATATAAGATCGGCCCCAATTCAAAATACGACGGAATACTTGTCAGTTTTACCAGCACGTAAGCTATTTCCGATTGAAACGGTCTTGGTATTTGACTCTATTTTGTCTCGTTATCCTGCATTTGCGCGCTGGAGCCAAAGCTTTCGCTACCGTGTGCCCTTGAAGTCAGGCGAAAAGCTAAAAACTTTAGATAGTTTAAACGCCACATTGAAAAAACTGAATCAGATGCAAATTCCCCAATCCACAGAGCTGACTTTCGTCGCTGTTGGCGGGGGAAGTGTCGGTGACTTTGTTGGTTTTTTAGCCAGCACCTACTTGCGTGGTCGTCGCTTGATACAAATTCCTTCAACATGGCTTTCCGCTGTAGATTCGGCTCATGGTGGAAAGAATGGCCTCAATTTTCTAAATACTAAAAATCAAATTGGAACTTTCTATCCTGCACAGAAAATTTATCTGTGTGAAAGCTTATTGAAAACACAGCCGCAAGCTCGATTGACGGAAGCCATGGGTGAGGTCATCAAAATTGCTTTGCTATCGGATAAAAAATTATTCGAAGAAATTGAAAACCAACATGGAGTTTTAAGTTCCACACAACTTTTTAAGAAGTTACCAGAAGTTGTGGGGCTGAAATACAAAATCGTACAGCAGGACCCTTTAGAGAAAAAAGGTCATCGTCGTCTTCTCAACTTAGGACACACATTGGGGCATGTGTTTGAAAGTCACTTCCAGTGGCCCCATGGTTTAGCGGTGCTGATGGGGATGCAGTTTGCTGCCCGTTGGAGTCGCCATCGCGGGCTGTTGTCAGAAAAAGATTTTTTCCGAATTGCTTTAGTCATTGAGTCTTTAAATCTCCAGATGGATTTAGATCAGGCGTTATCAAAGATTCCTGACCAAAAGATCAAGGCACTTTTATCTAAAGATAAAAAATTAACATCAGCATCCGAAATGGACTTTATTTTTATTCAAAAAATAGGACGTTGTCTGCGTCAGAAAGTAAAGCTGTCTGACATTTTACAAGAAGTAAAACGGCAAAGGGCAGTAGCCGATGTTTCACTTTAA
- a CDS encoding 3-phosphoshikimate 1-carboxyvinyltransferase has product MFHFKGEIITSKSWLNRALVMQHFNPTTQLTATADSDDVRSLQGALRDLSLSLHEFDLGLGGTSFRFFSFLVSRYQGEFLVKAHARLLARPQGELLLILKQLGVQAELRDDGLHLKSNGWLLDPRTSVQVAAEDSSQFISGLLLSAWNLDQELKVEVKKPLTSFAYLQMTISLLQKSGMKLQVTDTADSLQILIPAKQKASVLEIEPEPDVSSAFSLVASAVVNGDVEITNWNANSTQPDQIFLKLFTQMGISYQESLGQLKVQKQQTWRGVSANLNTSPDLFPVLAVLCALAEGESILSGAAHLRHKESDRIAKTAELLQLYGFRYEVLPDGMKIWGRSSTQSPQQPTVFNPEHDHRMAMAAAVLKLAGYSIQISTPEVVNKSYPTFWRDVELVV; this is encoded by the coding sequence ATGTTTCACTTTAAGGGCGAAATCATCACCTCTAAGTCATGGCTGAATCGCGCTTTGGTGATGCAGCACTTCAATCCCACAACACAGTTAACAGCAACGGCAGATTCAGACGATGTACGCTCTTTACAAGGCGCCCTTCGCGACCTGTCTTTGTCCTTGCACGAATTTGATTTGGGATTAGGTGGTACAAGTTTTCGTTTTTTTTCTTTCCTAGTTTCGCGTTATCAGGGTGAGTTTTTAGTAAAAGCTCACGCACGCTTACTTGCGCGCCCTCAAGGTGAGTTGTTGCTCATATTAAAACAGTTGGGGGTTCAAGCTGAACTGCGGGACGACGGACTTCATCTGAAATCAAATGGCTGGTTATTAGATCCACGCACCTCAGTACAGGTGGCGGCAGAAGATTCGAGTCAGTTTATATCGGGGTTGTTATTAAGTGCATGGAACCTCGATCAAGAACTAAAAGTCGAAGTTAAAAAGCCGCTAACGTCTTTTGCCTATTTGCAAATGACGATTTCACTTTTACAAAAAAGTGGGATGAAGTTGCAAGTGACGGATACAGCAGACTCTTTACAAATCCTTATACCAGCCAAGCAAAAAGCATCTGTACTTGAGATCGAACCAGAACCAGATGTGAGTTCTGCGTTCTCTTTAGTGGCGTCAGCAGTTGTTAATGGTGATGTAGAAATTACGAATTGGAATGCGAACTCCACTCAACCAGATCAGATTTTTTTAAAGCTCTTTACGCAAATGGGAATTTCCTATCAAGAGTCCTTAGGTCAGTTAAAGGTACAAAAACAGCAAACATGGCGGGGAGTCAGTGCAAATCTGAACACATCACCGGACTTGTTTCCGGTTTTGGCGGTGTTGTGTGCTTTAGCTGAAGGCGAATCTATTTTGTCTGGAGCGGCTCATTTACGTCATAAAGAATCAGATCGCATTGCGAAGACTGCGGAGCTGCTGCAGCTTTATGGATTCCGTTATGAAGTTTTACCGGATGGTATGAAAATTTGGGGAAGAAGCTCGACGCAAAGTCCACAACAACCGACAGTGTTCAATCCTGAACATGATCATCGGATGGCCATGGCCGCCGCAGTTTTAAAGCTGGCGGGATATTCTATTCAGATTTCAACACCGGAAGTGGTGAATAAAAGTTATCCTACCTTCTGGCGGGACGTGGAGCTGGTCGTATGA
- a CDS encoding shikimate kinase: protein MKRVFIGHRGTGKTALLQRHSQIFNQIFPQIPHLDLDLEIENYVGEPLSDYFTRVGEVKFRQVEQEVFLRITAQPNFVISLGAGFDVSIIPNDIEVVLVRRLSDSDGRIFLDRPRLNTDVSLLEEYYQRYHQRENRYIEAADWVYHMPEGIEDAGPAAHAIEGSILRRDFNVENAYYTLTAQELPFIEQLLRNFSKIELRTDLLEAEQIESLLERYPWHEWLVSVRSGMELNWQRIHMLDTDIHYYREGSQIISCHEDHINYAIQQLEPFVGKGHLKLSSLVDSFDGLITGYRWQQEDPENRSFLPRSSIGRWPWFRQLSSYWQSLNFIKSRTEMSDQPSWFEWLSLPPEAPQKWAAVLGRPVHASRSPTQHHEFFHKRETFFTRVSLNEDELLQHHSFLSELKLGYAAVTSPLKEIALQISKNPSPVSQKLQAANTLMLKNDGWWAHNTDLEGFKSLTRQLSNHANVAIWGGGGTLQMMKEVLPQAISYSSQTGKVRDPNHYKNEQEPQHLGEATQFDVLIWAAPRLEKTLFPSEKLQFKEVLDLNYVDHSMGLEFAVNQKIRYTSGLEMFRVQALHQQKFWEQV, encoded by the coding sequence ATGAAGCGTGTATTCATTGGTCATCGGGGCACGGGAAAAACAGCTCTGCTTCAACGTCACAGTCAAATTTTTAATCAAATTTTCCCACAAATTCCTCACTTGGATTTAGATTTAGAAATTGAAAATTACGTCGGTGAACCACTCAGTGACTATTTCACACGCGTAGGTGAAGTGAAGTTTCGCCAAGTTGAGCAAGAGGTTTTTCTTCGAATTACAGCCCAACCGAACTTTGTGATTTCTTTGGGTGCGGGCTTTGATGTGAGCATTATCCCGAATGATATTGAGGTTGTTCTTGTGCGCCGCTTAAGTGATTCCGATGGAAGAATCTTTCTAGATCGTCCCCGTTTAAATACAGACGTGTCGTTATTAGAAGAGTATTATCAGCGGTATCATCAAAGGGAAAATCGTTACATCGAAGCGGCGGATTGGGTCTACCACATGCCGGAAGGCATAGAAGATGCTGGCCCCGCAGCTCATGCTATCGAGGGCTCTATTTTACGTCGTGATTTCAATGTCGAAAATGCATATTACACCTTAACGGCACAAGAGCTTCCATTCATCGAACAGCTCTTACGGAATTTTTCTAAGATAGAGTTAAGAACAGATCTGTTAGAGGCCGAGCAAATTGAGTCTTTGCTAGAGCGTTACCCTTGGCATGAATGGCTGGTATCAGTTCGTAGTGGTATGGAACTGAATTGGCAGCGTATTCACATGTTGGATACAGATATTCATTATTATCGTGAAGGCAGTCAGATTATTTCTTGTCACGAAGATCATATTAACTACGCCATTCAGCAGCTAGAGCCTTTTGTCGGTAAAGGGCATTTAAAGTTAAGCTCTTTGGTGGATAGTTTTGACGGACTCATTACGGGTTATCGTTGGCAGCAAGAGGACCCTGAGAATCGCAGCTTTCTACCGCGTTCAAGCATTGGCAGATGGCCATGGTTTCGTCAGCTATCTTCGTATTGGCAGAGTTTAAACTTTATTAAAAGTCGTACCGAGATGTCCGATCAGCCCAGTTGGTTTGAGTGGTTAAGTTTACCGCCTGAGGCACCACAGAAATGGGCGGCTGTTTTAGGACGACCAGTACATGCTTCGCGATCGCCTACGCAGCACCATGAGTTTTTTCATAAGCGGGAAACATTTTTTACGCGTGTGAGTTTGAATGAAGATGAACTGTTGCAGCACCACAGTTTTCTATCTGAATTAAAATTGGGATATGCGGCGGTGACGTCTCCATTGAAAGAAATCGCTTTGCAGATTTCTAAGAATCCGTCGCCAGTGTCTCAGAAGTTACAGGCTGCGAATACGCTCATGTTGAAAAATGATGGTTGGTGGGCACACAATACGGATCTAGAAGGATTTAAAAGTTTAACTCGTCAGTTGTCTAATCACGCCAATGTGGCCATTTGGGGTGGCGGTGGAACTCTGCAAATGATGAAAGAAGTTTTACCACAGGCAATCAGCTACTCGAGTCAGACGGGTAAAGTTCGTGATCCGAATCATTATAAAAACGAACAAGAACCACAGCATCTAGGTGAAGCGACCCAATTTGATGTCTTGATATGGGCAGCACCGCGCTTAGAAAAGACGTTATTTCCAAGCGAAAAGTTACAGTTTAAAGAAGTTCTTGATTTAAACTATGTTGACCATTCAATGGGGTTAGAGTTTGCAGTAAATCAGAAGATTCGTTATACCTCGGGACTTGAAATGTTTCGAGTGCAAGCGCTACATCAGCAAAAATTCTGGGAGCAAGTATGA
- the aroC gene encoding chorismate synthase has translation MSANSFGQIFKMISFGESHGVALGVVIEGCPAGVVFDQDLLVRNMQRRRPGQSSVTTARNEADAPEVVSGVFDGKTLGTPICILVRNADQRSQDYESIQHSPRIGHADDTWKTKFQHVDHRGGGRSSGRETLARVLAGSVAQMLCQQLLPQLQVKSFSSQIAHLQLTENAEQIWKVNVDEYITRLPHEKLNNEAVQLLESAKVAGESYGGTVRTFVKNVPAGLGQPVFHKFKSDLASAMLSIGATTSFEFGAGHEAVRSKGTEFHQDLQSAVYGGIRGGLTTGEPLDFSVGFKPTSSIKDTAKKGRHDPCIVPRAVPVVEAMTWLVLADHVLWSRLDRIR, from the coding sequence ATGAGTGCAAATAGTTTTGGACAAATATTTAAAATGATCAGTTTCGGAGAAAGCCATGGCGTGGCTTTAGGAGTTGTGATTGAAGGCTGTCCTGCCGGAGTTGTTTTTGATCAAGACCTTTTAGTGCGTAATATGCAACGACGTCGCCCAGGTCAAAGCTCTGTGACAACAGCGCGGAATGAAGCTGATGCTCCAGAGGTTGTCAGTGGAGTTTTTGACGGAAAAACACTCGGTACGCCAATTTGTATTCTGGTTCGCAATGCAGATCAGCGCTCACAAGATTATGAGTCTATTCAGCACAGTCCACGTATTGGTCACGCCGACGACACATGGAAAACTAAGTTTCAACATGTAGATCACCGAGGGGGTGGACGCTCATCAGGGCGTGAAACACTGGCGCGTGTATTGGCGGGCTCAGTGGCGCAGATGTTGTGTCAGCAGTTGCTACCTCAATTGCAGGTGAAATCATTTTCGTCACAGATTGCACATCTTCAATTGACTGAAAATGCAGAGCAGATTTGGAAAGTGAATGTAGATGAATATATAACTCGTTTGCCACATGAAAAATTAAACAATGAGGCTGTGCAGTTACTCGAGTCAGCGAAAGTAGCTGGTGAAAGTTATGGCGGCACAGTTCGGACTTTTGTAAAAAATGTTCCTGCAGGATTAGGTCAGCCTGTTTTTCATAAATTTAAATCGGATTTAGCTTCAGCGATGCTCAGTATAGGGGCCACCACATCTTTTGAGTTTGGAGCCGGCCATGAAGCCGTTCGCAGTAAGGGTACAGAGTTCCATCAAGATCTGCAGTCGGCTGTCTATGGCGGTATCCGCGGTGGTTTAACGACGGGTGAGCCTTTAGATTTCAGTGTGGGATTTAAACCGACATCCTCGATTAAAGATACAGCGAAGAAAGGCCGTCATGATCCCTGCATTGTTCCCCGTGCTGTGCCTGTTGTAGAAGCGATGACATGGTTAGTTTTAGCGGACCATGTGTTGTGGAGTCGTTTAGATCGTATTCGTTAA
- a CDS encoding TMEM165/GDT1 family protein, protein MESIIQSFLLVLASEMGDKTQLIALVLVARFRKPWTIMAGILVATLANHGLASFAGEMVASWLSPQVLKWGLIALFVGFGLWILIPDKEECLDERKNYGAFLTTLVVFFLAEMGDKTQLATVALGAKFNSVVAVTIGSTLGMMVADGLAVFLGPRLLRKIPMKAVRITACFLFIAFAILIYFQI, encoded by the coding sequence TTGGAATCCATAATTCAATCGTTTTTACTCGTGTTAGCCAGTGAGATGGGGGATAAAACCCAACTCATCGCTTTGGTTTTAGTGGCCCGTTTTCGGAAGCCGTGGACCATTATGGCGGGCATTCTGGTGGCGACCTTGGCGAACCATGGTTTAGCCTCATTTGCCGGAGAGATGGTCGCCAGTTGGCTGAGCCCGCAAGTCTTAAAGTGGGGACTGATCGCTCTGTTTGTCGGATTTGGTCTTTGGATTCTGATTCCTGATAAAGAAGAGTGCTTGGATGAAAGAAAAAACTACGGAGCTTTCTTAACCACACTCGTCGTTTTTTTCTTAGCCGAGATGGGGGATAAAACCCAACTGGCTACAGTGGCATTAGGAGCCAAGTTTAATTCGGTAGTGGCCGTGACGATAGGATCTACGCTGGGAATGATGGTGGCCGATGGTTTAGCCGTATTTTTGGGGCCTCGTCTTTTACGTAAAATACCAATGAAAGCTGTGCGTATAACAGCATGTTTCTTATTTATTGCATTTGCGATTTTGATTTATTTTCAGATTTAA
- a CDS encoding endonuclease I family protein: MRANVLLLFVILASFQWASAQQLPLYYGQDFLVQYHEKSLRDQELKQELYRIMSSGHVKQGSRPDVLIPNCNSGGGHDSPCREHRSLGYDGARKKLFGELHLEQLDSGEYAVEDVYCEKIFTDRDFGGAPTLGPDKLPKSGNIINTEHTWPQSRFGGADRHLQKADLHHLFPTDSQMNSTRSSLRFGDVIHDRETLKCPHNRVGRGKRGGEDVFEVPDTQKGNTARAIFYFATRYKLSINAAEEEALRAWDKEDPVDAEEFERNNKIEELQGNRNPFIDFADLVDQIDSFRSVNASFYEPEDN; this comes from the coding sequence ATGAGAGCGAATGTTTTGCTTCTGTTTGTGATCCTTGCCAGCTTCCAATGGGCATCTGCCCAACAACTTCCTCTTTATTACGGACAAGACTTCTTAGTCCAATACCATGAAAAATCATTACGCGATCAAGAACTAAAACAAGAGCTTTATCGTATTATGAGCAGCGGTCACGTTAAGCAAGGCTCACGCCCAGATGTGCTTATACCAAATTGTAATTCTGGTGGCGGTCACGATTCACCTTGCCGCGAACACCGCTCATTGGGATACGATGGCGCCCGTAAAAAGCTTTTCGGAGAACTTCATCTAGAACAACTTGATAGCGGCGAATATGCTGTTGAAGACGTTTATTGTGAAAAAATATTTACAGATCGCGATTTTGGCGGAGCCCCAACACTAGGACCAGACAAACTTCCTAAATCTGGAAACATCATCAATACAGAGCACACTTGGCCACAAAGCCGCTTCGGTGGCGCCGACAGACATCTACAAAAAGCGGATTTACATCACTTATTCCCAACTGATTCACAAATGAACTCAACGCGTAGCTCATTGCGCTTTGGTGATGTGATCCATGATCGTGAAACTCTTAAATGCCCTCATAACCGCGTTGGTCGTGGGAAACGCGGTGGCGAAGATGTTTTCGAAGTTCCTGATACACAAAAAGGAAATACAGCTCGCGCGATTTTCTATTTTGCAACTCGCTACAAACTTTCAATCAATGCAGCCGAAGAAGAAGCATTACGTGCATGGGACAAAGAAGATCCTGTGGATGCAGAAGAGTTTGAGCGCAACAATAAGATTGAAGAGCTACAAGGAAATCGCAATCCTTTCATCGACTTCGCGGACCTTGTTGATCAAATCGATAGCTTCCGTTCTGTTAATGCTTCTTTTTACGAACCAGAAGATAATTAG
- the ubiE gene encoding bifunctional demethylmenaquinone methyltransferase/2-methoxy-6-polyprenyl-1,4-benzoquinol methylase UbiE, translated as MSQSPNPEIIRSMFSKVAANYDRANSVLSVGIHHLWRKKLVRLSGAKTGDSVLDCATGTGDLAIAFKKTVGPTGKVIGTDFCVDMLESAPAKAQKAELDIQFEQADVTQLQYPDNQFDITSISFGIRNVSDPVKALQEMARVTRPQGRVMVLEFGQMTTPVIKDLYNLYSEKVLPALGGIVTGQKEAYDYLQKSSAAFPCRENFLDLMKKSGAFSEYSFVPVSFGIAYIYIGVVKPS; from the coding sequence ATGAGTCAATCACCGAACCCAGAAATCATTCGCTCGATGTTTTCAAAAGTTGCTGCGAATTATGATCGGGCCAATTCGGTATTATCTGTCGGCATCCATCACCTCTGGAGAAAAAAACTAGTTCGCCTTTCTGGCGCAAAAACTGGCGACAGTGTTTTAGACTGCGCGACAGGAACTGGTGATCTGGCTATCGCTTTCAAAAAAACAGTGGGTCCAACAGGAAAAGTGATCGGAACTGATTTCTGTGTGGATATGTTAGAAAGTGCTCCGGCTAAAGCTCAAAAGGCAGAATTAGACATCCAGTTTGAACAAGCAGATGTCACTCAGCTTCAATATCCAGACAATCAATTTGATATTACCAGCATTTCATTTGGTATTCGCAATGTGAGCGATCCAGTAAAAGCCCTACAAGAAATGGCCCGCGTAACCCGCCCTCAAGGACGTGTTATGGTGCTTGAATTCGGACAGATGACCACTCCGGTGATCAAAGATCTGTACAACCTCTATTCCGAAAAAGTACTGCCAGCCCTTGGGGGTATCGTCACAGGCCAAAAAGAGGCCTATGATTATCTGCAGAAGTCCTCTGCAGCCTTTCCTTGCCGTGAAAATTTTTTAGATTTAATGAAGAAATCAGGGGCGTTTTCTGAATACAGTTTCGTTCCAGTTAGCTTCGGTATAGCTTACATTTACATCGGGGTCGTTAAGCCGTCCTGA
- the aroF gene encoding 3-deoxy-7-phosphoheptulonate synthase: protein MTVQIGEIQIGGPRFTVIAGPCSIESENQFLSTANAVKDSGASILRGGIWKMRTSQKSFQGLGSDSFEFIQKIKAQVGLPLISEVTDIRQIEEVSHLVDAFQVGARNMHNYALLKELGSQPKPVLLKRSFSAFIDEWLKAADYVLAGAKAQVILCERGIRTFETATRNTLDLNAVVYAKKHTGLPVIVDPSHAVGIADLVPQLCYASAAAGADGLIVEVHPNPVEALSDADQALNFETFDKMMKQLEKVLNAFDRGLNKA from the coding sequence ATGACAGTACAGATCGGTGAAATTCAAATAGGTGGTCCCCGCTTTACTGTGATCGCAGGCCCTTGCTCTATCGAATCTGAAAACCAGTTTTTATCTACGGCTAATGCAGTAAAAGACTCTGGCGCTAGTATTCTTAGAGGCGGCATCTGGAAGATGCGTACGTCTCAAAAATCCTTTCAAGGCCTTGGAAGTGATTCTTTTGAATTTATTCAAAAAATCAAAGCGCAGGTTGGACTGCCTTTAATCTCTGAAGTCACAGATATTCGTCAGATCGAAGAAGTGTCACATCTTGTCGATGCTTTTCAAGTCGGCGCTCGCAATATGCACAACTACGCCCTGTTAAAAGAATTGGGCAGTCAACCAAAGCCAGTTTTGTTAAAGCGCAGCTTTTCAGCTTTTATTGACGAATGGTTAAAAGCCGCTGATTACGTTTTAGCTGGAGCAAAAGCTCAAGTTATTCTGTGTGAACGCGGAATTCGTACATTTGAAACGGCGACACGCAACACATTAGATCTAAATGCCGTTGTTTATGCAAAAAAACATACAGGCTTACCTGTTATTGTCGATCCATCCCACGCTGTAGGCATTGCGGACCTTGTGCCGCAACTTTGTTATGCATCTGCGGCGGCTGGCGCCGATGGGCTTATTGTTGAGGTTCATCCTAACCCTGTAGAAGCTCTATCTGATGCAGATCAGGCACTTAACTTCGAAACCTTTGACAAAATGATGAAACAACTCGAAAAAGTATTAAACGCTTTTGATAGAGGACTAAATAAGGCATGA
- a CDS encoding chorismate-binding protein, protein MTAQNLKDFLACGAFLQIGPDLFKLLVGPFTRHTLLDIKSSKEASWLYMPKFWDFMGSATINAQSAPIEDVYQAHAAYILSREEFIGFLSLSKGVCPEIQWKNVNAGQFQAQFDWSQQMFSENKLQKTVPIIRQQGDVNFSEENLLWCMQKLIADRIFGWSYGFFSEGQGFVGHTPEVLVQWNEADLQLKTVALAGTYPKTPRAFDEIVNDQKVIQEHQIVIDDIERQLQGLNFHPQVLQGETDVLELKYLLHLMTDFELEVSKRDQVFDVIRSLHPTAAMGLYPRSEEAFTTFKKFSLQQERGYFASPFALIEEDQISCVVSIRNLMFTKTGVEIFSGCGVTSESHYQSELDELQGKRDSVKKMLGLLN, encoded by the coding sequence ATGACCGCTCAGAACTTGAAAGACTTTTTAGCATGCGGTGCCTTCCTGCAAATAGGGCCTGATTTGTTTAAATTACTGGTGGGGCCGTTTACACGGCACACGCTGCTGGATATTAAGTCTTCAAAAGAAGCCTCGTGGCTTTATATGCCGAAATTCTGGGACTTTATGGGCTCAGCTACAATAAATGCACAAAGCGCTCCCATAGAGGATGTCTATCAAGCCCACGCTGCATACATCCTGAGCCGAGAAGAATTTATAGGTTTTCTTTCTTTGTCTAAGGGCGTCTGTCCCGAGATTCAGTGGAAAAATGTCAACGCAGGACAGTTTCAGGCTCAGTTTGATTGGAGCCAACAAATGTTTTCTGAAAATAAACTACAGAAAACTGTTCCGATTATACGCCAACAAGGCGATGTGAACTTTTCTGAAGAAAACCTCTTGTGGTGTATGCAAAAGTTGATTGCGGATCGTATCTTTGGTTGGTCCTACGGCTTTTTCAGCGAGGGACAAGGTTTTGTCGGACATACACCAGAGGTTTTGGTTCAGTGGAACGAAGCGGATTTGCAATTGAAGACAGTGGCTTTAGCTGGAACTTATCCCAAGACACCGAGAGCTTTTGATGAAATCGTCAATGACCAAAAAGTCATACAAGAACATCAAATCGTCATTGATGATATTGAAAGACAGTTGCAAGGGTTAAACTTTCACCCTCAGGTTCTACAGGGGGAAACAGATGTGCTGGAGCTGAAGTACTTGTTGCATTTGATGACGGATTTTGAATTAGAAGTTTCCAAGCGTGATCAAGTCTTTGATGTGATTCGTAGTCTTCATCCGACAGCGGCTATGGGATTGTACCCGCGCTCGGAAGAAGCGTTCACTACATTTAAAAAATTTAGTCTACAACAAGAGCGAGGATACTTTGCTTCGCCTTTTGCCTTAATCGAAGAAGACCAAATTTCATGTGTGGTCAGTATTCGAAATCTGATGTTCACTAAAACGGGTGTTGAGATTTTCTCTGGTTGCGGAGTGACCTCTGAAAGTCATTACCAATCAGAACTGGATGAACTTCAAGGTAAGCGTGATTCAGTGAAGAAAATGTTGGGGTTATTAAATTGA
- the menD gene encoding 2-succinyl-5-enolpyruvyl-6-hydroxy-3-cyclohexene-1-carboxylic-acid synthase, which produces MTNFDLSLHIFSFLKLAKTETVIVCAGARNAPMVLALQGQGFKVINFFEERSAAFFALGLIKSQKKPVAIMTTSGTAVAELLPAAVEATYQSLPLILITADRPRFYRGSGAPQSIEQVGIFSHYVESTYDLDVKTPAFNFAWSQKKPIHLNVCFDEPLIDKASGGKVEVKLEPFTEDVTAAGSESPGDRMKQPLLLIGEVDEPYREQVKNLVARVKAPVYAESLSHLRNAAGIESYLITSSEQLLKKVFSQKLCDSVIRIGGVPTTRFWRDLEKEFKHIPVMNYTPSLFSGLGRSSALANIQKMTAPATFPFVNLIQIRQWDMQLNQTKEDLLVKYPQSEQAMVHRLSQVVRQSPVYLGNSLPIRHWDEYAQVQSTQVAANRGANGIDGQVSTYLGWSQTMTKSFCVIGDLTAMYDLAALGLSPHLDRGQRNIVIINNSGGQIFNRVFKSDDFINAHSVHFDSWAKMWNWHYELVANSADIRKIDRLTSAKNIIELVPDASQTAAFWNEWDQQCRQV; this is translated from the coding sequence TTGACGAATTTTGATCTTTCTTTGCATATTTTTTCTTTTCTGAAGCTGGCCAAAACAGAAACGGTCATCGTGTGTGCGGGGGCTCGTAATGCTCCGATGGTGCTGGCCTTGCAGGGACAAGGGTTTAAGGTCATTAACTTTTTCGAAGAAAGAAGTGCCGCTTTTTTTGCTTTAGGACTGATTAAATCGCAGAAAAAACCCGTGGCGATTATGACTACATCAGGCACTGCTGTTGCGGAGCTATTGCCAGCGGCAGTAGAAGCCACTTATCAGTCTTTACCCCTGATTTTGATCACAGCCGATCGCCCTCGTTTCTATCGTGGTAGTGGCGCCCCGCAGAGTATCGAACAGGTAGGGATATTTTCCCATTACGTTGAATCGACCTATGATCTAGATGTTAAAACACCAGCATTTAACTTTGCTTGGAGTCAGAAAAAACCAATCCACTTAAACGTCTGTTTTGATGAACCACTAATTGATAAAGCTAGTGGTGGCAAAGTGGAAGTGAAATTAGAGCCTTTTACTGAAGATGTAACGGCTGCCGGATCAGAGTCTCCTGGTGATCGCATGAAGCAACCACTATTGTTAATCGGTGAAGTGGATGAGCCTTATCGCGAGCAAGTAAAAAACCTTGTGGCTCGTGTGAAAGCACCTGTTTACGCGGAATCTTTGAGTCATTTAAGAAATGCTGCGGGTATAGAAAGTTATTTGATTACGTCTTCTGAGCAGCTTTTGAAGAAAGTTTTTAGCCAAAAGCTATGTGATTCCGTGATCAGAATCGGTGGGGTTCCGACGACACGCTTTTGGCGTGATCTTGAAAAAGAGTTTAAGCATATTCCTGTAATGAACTACACGCCGTCTTTGTTTTCTGGTTTAGGACGTAGTTCGGCTTTAGCTAATATTCAAAAAATGACAGCGCCAGCAACATTCCCTTTCGTAAATCTGATTCAGATTCGTCAATGGGACATGCAGTTGAATCAGACTAAAGAGGATCTTCTTGTAAAGTATCCGCAAAGTGAACAGGCGATGGTCCACCGGTTGTCGCAGGTAGTAAGACAGAGCCCAGTGTATTTAGGTAACTCGTTGCCGATTCGTCATTGGGATGAATATGCACAAGTTCAATCGACTCAGGTGGCAGCGAATCGTGGAGCCAATGGCATCGATGGCCAAGTTTCAACTTATTTGGGGTGGTCGCAGACGATGACCAAGTCCTTCTGTGTGATCGGTGATCTGACGGCGATGTATGACTTAGCCGCATTGGGGCTATCTCCACACCTAGATCGCGGACAACGCAATATCGTGATTATCAACAACAGCGGTGGCCAAATTTTTAATCGCGTTTTCAAAAGTGATGATTTTATTAATGCGCACAGTGTGCACTTTGATTCATGGGCTAAAATGTGGAACTGGCATTATGAGTTGGTTGCCAACTCTGCAGATATTCGTAAGATTGATCGCCTGACGTCTGCAAAAAACATTATTGAATTAGTTCCAGATGCGTCTCAGACCGCGGCTTTCTGGAATGAGTGGGATCAACAGTGTCGTCAGGTGTAA